In Ferviditalea candida, a single genomic region encodes these proteins:
- a CDS encoding SulP family inorganic anion transporter has translation MKWTGRYEGYHAAAFRNDLISGLIVGVIAIPLGMAFAIAAGVKPEYGIYTTIVAGILISLLGGSKFQIGGPTGAFIPILLAIVIQYGYENLLIAGFLAGIMLVLMGIFKFGALIKFIPRPVTIGFTAGIAVIIFSGQIANFLGLTGLEKHENFLPSMKEIVIHLTTLNLYSVITAVVCLVVILFTPKFLPKVPGSLVGLVVSSEFAALFFKGKVATIGSSFGAIPSTLPHFHFPEITLDRIETLIQPAFIIAMLGGIESLLSAVVADGMSGSRHNSNRELIGQGIANMAAPLFGGIPATGAIARTATNIKNGAASPLSGVIHGIVVLLVLLLFAPYASEIPLASMAPILMLVAWNMSERKEFAHVLKTKTSDSVVLLITFLLTVFTNLTTAVEVGLILAVALFVKRMSEVAMVAKVLPDPTAKNEKVAIHMVTEGRDCPQISIYTIEGPLFFGAANMFEKSIMDTIHLRPKVLLLRMGKVPFMDTTGESNLASLVKHFVKLGGIVLVSGVQPQPLEVLKKTGLYGFIGEDHFFGRTGEAINYALLQLDYNKCAGCKHSAFRECASLSGSESQHDIKERALSGSVMH, from the coding sequence TTGAAATGGACGGGAAGATATGAAGGTTATCATGCAGCCGCTTTTCGCAATGATCTCATTTCAGGCCTGATTGTGGGGGTTATCGCCATTCCGCTAGGAATGGCGTTTGCTATTGCAGCTGGTGTCAAGCCAGAATATGGCATCTATACTACCATCGTTGCCGGAATCCTGATCTCGCTGCTTGGCGGCTCGAAATTTCAAATTGGCGGTCCGACAGGCGCATTTATTCCGATCCTATTGGCCATTGTCATCCAATATGGGTACGAAAATTTATTGATTGCCGGTTTTTTGGCCGGGATTATGCTTGTTCTCATGGGAATTTTTAAATTCGGTGCGTTAATTAAGTTCATTCCCCGTCCAGTGACCATCGGATTTACCGCAGGAATTGCCGTTATTATTTTCAGCGGACAAATTGCCAACTTCCTGGGTCTGACCGGGCTTGAGAAGCATGAGAATTTTTTGCCCAGCATGAAGGAAATCGTGATCCATCTGACCACCTTGAATCTTTACAGTGTCATTACAGCGGTGGTTTGTTTGGTTGTTATTCTGTTTACACCGAAATTTCTGCCCAAGGTACCGGGCTCATTAGTTGGTCTGGTTGTTTCAAGTGAATTCGCGGCATTGTTCTTTAAAGGAAAGGTAGCCACCATCGGATCTTCCTTCGGCGCTATTCCGAGTACGCTGCCTCATTTTCATTTTCCTGAAATCACCTTGGATCGGATTGAAACACTGATCCAGCCTGCGTTTATTATTGCCATGCTGGGCGGGATCGAATCCTTGTTATCGGCGGTTGTGGCCGACGGGATGAGCGGCAGCCGCCATAACAGCAATCGTGAGCTGATTGGACAAGGCATTGCGAATATGGCGGCTCCGCTGTTCGGAGGCATACCGGCGACAGGAGCGATCGCAAGGACGGCAACCAACATCAAGAATGGTGCCGCGTCGCCTCTATCCGGGGTCATCCACGGTATTGTTGTGCTGTTGGTGCTCTTATTGTTTGCTCCTTACGCATCGGAAATTCCGCTGGCAAGCATGGCGCCGATTCTGATGCTGGTTGCGTGGAATATGAGTGAACGAAAAGAATTCGCGCATGTCCTGAAAACCAAAACGAGCGATTCCGTTGTTCTTCTCATTACATTCCTGCTGACCGTATTCACGAATTTGACGACGGCCGTTGAAGTCGGATTAATCCTGGCTGTTGCTCTGTTTGTAAAACGGATGAGTGAAGTGGCGATGGTCGCCAAAGTGCTGCCCGATCCAACCGCCAAAAATGAAAAAGTGGCAATCCACATGGTAACCGAAGGTCGTGACTGTCCGCAGATCAGCATTTATACCATTGAAGGCCCGCTGTTTTTCGGTGCCGCGAACATGTTTGAGAAGTCGATTATGGACACGATTCATCTCAGGCCGAAAGTTTTGCTTTTGCGCATGGGGAAGGTTCCTTTTATGGATACTACGGGTGAATCCAATTTGGCCAGTCTGGTGAAGCATTTTGTAAAGCTGGGCGGGATCGTGCTCGTTTCAGGTGTACAACCACAGCCCCTAGAGGTTTTAAAGAAAACGGGTTTGTACGGGTTTATCGGGGAGGATCACTTCTTTGGACGCACAGGCGAGGCGATTAATTACGCATTGCTCCAGCTGGATTATAATAAATGTGCAGGCTGCAAACATTCCGCTTTCCGTGAATGCGCCTCGTTGTCCGGCAGCGAATCTCAACACGACATCAAAGAAAGAGCCTTGTCGGGCTCGGTAATGCACTAA